The Paenibacillus sp. FSL R7-0204 genome includes a region encoding these proteins:
- a CDS encoding peptide deformylase, with amino-acid sequence MMIRPISKDISLLSQKSAPATEKDLPVLMDLVETLNANSDRCVGMAADMIGVNKRIIAIRVEQQLTLSMINPVIVKRARPYETEEGCLSLEGVRPAKRYDYIEVEYLDYNFKKHRDSFTGFTAQVIQHEVDHCEGIVI; translated from the coding sequence ATGATGATTAGACCTATCAGTAAAGATATATCGCTTCTTAGCCAGAAATCCGCTCCGGCCACGGAAAAGGATCTGCCCGTGTTAATGGATCTTGTGGAGACGCTGAACGCCAACTCCGACCGGTGCGTCGGCATGGCTGCGGACATGATTGGCGTCAACAAACGCATCATTGCCATCCGCGTGGAGCAGCAATTAACCCTTTCGATGATCAATCCGGTGATCGTTAAGCGCGCCCGTCCTTATGAGACTGAGGAAGGCTGCCTGTCGCTCGAAGGCGTACGCCCAGCGAAACGATATGACTACATTGAGGTAGAATACCTCGATTATAATTTTAAGAAGCACCGGGATAGCTTTACCGGATTTACGGCGCAGGTTATCCAGCATGAGGTGGATCACTGTGAGGGTATTGTCATTTGA
- a CDS encoding cob(I)yrinic acid a,c-diamide adenosyltransferase, protein MAIYTRTGDKGETSVIGGRVGKDDVRVEAYGTIDELNCFVGQARSLMEDERFLDVREQLLEIQHELFDCGSDLAFVKLSENRYKVKSEMATRLEGWIDVLQAENPVLERFILPGGSQLSSVLHVCRTVCRRAERRAVTLGRSAEINPEAVIYLNRLSDYFFALARAANTRLEIAEVEYLRSKKVFRNK, encoded by the coding sequence ATGGCGATCTATACGCGTACGGGGGATAAGGGCGAGACCTCGGTGATTGGCGGCCGGGTAGGCAAGGACGATGTCCGCGTCGAGGCTTACGGCACCATTGACGAGCTGAACTGCTTCGTTGGCCAGGCACGGAGCCTGATGGAGGACGAACGGTTTCTGGATGTCCGCGAGCAGCTGCTGGAGATTCAGCATGAGCTGTTTGACTGCGGATCGGATCTGGCATTCGTGAAGCTGAGTGAGAACCGCTATAAGGTAAAAAGCGAGATGGCCACGCGCCTGGAAGGCTGGATCGATGTGCTTCAGGCCGAGAATCCGGTGCTGGAGCGCTTTATCCTGCCCGGCGGAAGCCAGCTGTCCTCGGTGCTGCATGTCTGCCGGACGGTCTGCCGCCGGGCTGAGCGCCGGGCAGTGACGCTGGGCCGCAGTGCGGAGATTAACCCTGAGGCGGTAATTTATCTGAACCGGCTGTCCGACTATTTCTTCGCCCTGGCCCGCGCCGCCAACACCCGGCTGGAGATTGCTGAAGTAGAATATCTGCGCAGCAAAAAGGTGTTCCGGAACAAATGA
- a CDS encoding energy-coupling factor ABC transporter permease yields MKKHRGWSFAALVAGFTVYFMLNEPGTARAMHIMEGFLPVGWAVFWWAAFIPFFVLGIFKLRAMTRENPELKLLLGLAGAFTFVLSALKMPSVTGSSSHPTGTGLGAVMLGPLPMSVIGSIVLLFQALLLAHGGITTLGANAFSMAVAGPFAGYAVYKLMMKMPDRERLALFCAAAVADLSTYVVTSFQLAVAFPAADGGVLASFLKFGGIFAVTQIPLAISEGLLTVLLWNWLKSYSPNELSLLKRKVNGGRA; encoded by the coding sequence ATGAAAAAACACAGAGGGTGGAGCTTTGCGGCACTGGTTGCCGGATTTACGGTGTACTTTATGCTGAACGAACCGGGGACGGCCCGGGCGATGCACATTATGGAAGGATTCCTGCCGGTTGGCTGGGCGGTGTTCTGGTGGGCGGCGTTTATCCCGTTCTTTGTCCTGGGAATCTTCAAGCTGAGAGCCATGACCCGCGAGAATCCGGAGCTGAAGCTGCTGCTGGGCCTGGCCGGGGCGTTTACCTTCGTCTTGTCTGCACTCAAAATGCCTTCCGTGACCGGCAGCAGTTCCCACCCCACCGGTACCGGACTTGGTGCGGTAATGCTGGGGCCGTTGCCCATGAGCGTAATCGGCTCGATTGTCCTGCTGTTTCAGGCGCTGCTGCTGGCGCACGGGGGGATCACTACGCTCGGGGCCAATGCGTTCTCGATGGCGGTGGCGGGTCCTTTTGCCGGATATGCAGTGTATAAGCTGATGATGAAAATGCCGGATCGCGAGAGGCTGGCCTTGTTCTGTGCGGCTGCGGTGGCTGATCTGAGTACGTACGTAGTGACATCCTTCCAATTAGCGGTGGCTTTTCCGGCGGCGGATGGCGGCGTGCTGGCTTCTTTTCTCAAATTCGGGGGCATCTTTGCCGTGACGCAAATCCCGCTGGCCATCAGTGAAGGGTTGTTGACGGTACTGCTGTGGAACTGGCTGAAATCGTATAGCCCGAATGAATTGTCGCTTCTGAAACGCAAGGTGAACGGAGGAAGAGCCTAA
- a CDS encoding ArsR/SmtB family transcription factor, whose protein sequence is MKLDLTEQSLPVYEALSSTVRLHMLRLLSDKPMNVKELAAALKLSSAIMTMHVRKLEAAGLIRSHMAPGKSGLQKICTLATDGAEIVFPRQARTPRRGYRKDIPVGHYSDFQIEPTCGLSTTERVIGHFDDPRYFWDQERVNAGILWFGKGFVEYKIPNFLLSSQQPEELAITMEIASEAPSINNNWPSDITFTLNGQSLGFWTSPGDYGDNPGKYTPAWWPALTNQYGLLKQLRITQTGTYMDGQKLSEVTLDQVGIRNKQWTFRLSVEEDAEHIGGLTLFGKGFGNYNEDLVFELFYTDGVADLPGSI, encoded by the coding sequence ATGAAACTTGATCTAACCGAACAATCCCTGCCCGTGTACGAGGCCCTGTCCAGTACCGTGCGCCTGCATATGCTGCGGCTGCTGTCCGATAAGCCCATGAACGTGAAGGAGCTGGCTGCAGCCCTCAAGCTCAGCAGTGCAATTATGACCATGCATGTGCGCAAGCTCGAAGCCGCCGGGCTGATCCGCAGCCATATGGCTCCCGGCAAAAGCGGGCTGCAAAAGATTTGTACACTGGCCACCGACGGGGCAGAGATTGTTTTTCCAAGGCAGGCCCGGACTCCGCGCAGAGGGTACCGCAAGGACATCCCGGTGGGGCATTATTCCGACTTCCAGATTGAGCCTACCTGCGGACTGTCTACGACAGAGAGGGTCATCGGGCACTTTGACGATCCCCGTTATTTCTGGGACCAGGAGCGCGTGAATGCCGGGATTCTCTGGTTCGGCAAGGGGTTCGTCGAGTATAAAATCCCGAATTTCCTGCTGTCGAGCCAGCAGCCGGAGGAGCTTGCCATCACGATGGAGATTGCCTCCGAAGCCCCGTCGATTAACAACAACTGGCCGTCGGATATTACCTTCACACTGAACGGACAATCGCTTGGCTTCTGGACCAGCCCTGGGGACTACGGAGATAATCCGGGAAAATACACCCCGGCCTGGTGGCCCGCACTCACCAACCAATACGGCCTGCTCAAGCAGCTGCGGATTACGCAGACAGGTACCTACATGGATGGGCAAAAGCTGTCGGAGGTCACCCTGGATCAGGTAGGCATCCGCAACAAACAATGGACCTTCCGGCTCTCTGTCGAGGAGGATGCCGAGCACATCGGCGGCCTCACCCTGTTCGGTAAAGGCTTCGGCAATTACAACGAGGATCTGGTGTTTGAGCTGTTTTATACGGATGGTGTGGCAGATTTGCCGGGTTCTATATGA
- a CDS encoding energy-coupling factor ABC transporter substrate-binding protein, with product MSNKWKNGLMLLVVILLVILPLLLVNGEFGGADDAAEGVITEMNPDYKPWFKPLTELPGETESMLFALQAAIGAGVIGYTLGLLKGKQGGAKQHSSK from the coding sequence ATGAGCAATAAATGGAAAAATGGTTTGATGCTGCTGGTTGTTATTCTGCTGGTCATTCTGCCGCTGCTGCTGGTTAATGGGGAATTCGGCGGGGCCGATGATGCGGCTGAAGGTGTGATTACCGAGATGAACCCTGACTATAAGCCTTGGTTCAAGCCGCTGACTGAGCTCCCGGGGGAGACGGAGAGTATGTTGTTCGCATTGCAGGCAGCGATTGGTGCCGGTGTGATCGGTTATACCCTGGGGCTGCTCAAGGGCAAGCAGGGCGGGGCGAAGCAGCATAGCAGCAAGTGA
- a CDS encoding arsenate reductase family protein, with product MSNLKVYQYPKCSTCRSAVKWLKEAGHELELQHIAEQPPTVEELRVLVKHSGLPLKKFFNTSGEVYRELGLKDTLADLSEDEQLALLSAHGMLIKRPVVTDGKKVTVGYKEDQYAEAWSNA from the coding sequence ATGAGTAACTTGAAGGTGTACCAATATCCTAAATGCAGCACCTGCCGCAGCGCAGTGAAATGGCTAAAGGAAGCGGGGCATGAGCTGGAGCTGCAGCATATCGCAGAGCAGCCGCCAACCGTGGAGGAGCTGCGTGTGCTGGTGAAGCACAGCGGCCTGCCGCTGAAGAAGTTTTTTAATACGAGTGGTGAGGTCTACCGGGAGCTTGGCCTGAAGGATACCCTTGCAGACTTAAGCGAAGACGAGCAGCTTGCGCTGCTGTCCGCACATGGGATGCTGATTAAGCGTCCGGTAGTCACTGACGGCAAGAAGGTTACCGTAGGCTACAAGGAAGACCAGTACGCTGAAGCTTGGAGCAACGCCTAA
- the cbiQ gene encoding cobalt ECF transporter T component CbiQ, with protein MIRRIDVLSYNNALRQLSPMWKSSFAALMFLLSYTVHPVLQAAITLWMMSWCVLQARIPFRAYGMLFGTALLFYALSVPALLVEFGHPAAGEAGIFPLPGLNLPVYVTAAGLQRAGELLARISACMSCFFFLMFTTPFSELLQVLRRLRMPQIVLELMLIMYRFLFLLSDAAHGLLLARRLRGGRRGYKARLRETAAMAGALFGNTMHRYYGLSQGLLARGFTDEIILPPYTACPVPRHYRIQAYAGIAVLLLAEAYFITNT; from the coding sequence GTGATCCGGCGGATTGATGTTCTCTCCTACAATAATGCTCTGCGCCAGTTATCCCCGATGTGGAAAAGCTCGTTCGCAGCCCTGATGTTCCTGCTCTCTTACACCGTACATCCGGTCCTACAGGCTGCAATCACCCTATGGATGATGTCCTGGTGTGTTTTACAGGCCCGTATTCCCTTCCGTGCTTATGGCATGCTGTTCGGCACAGCGCTGCTGTTCTATGCGCTTAGCGTACCGGCGCTGCTCGTGGAATTCGGGCATCCGGCTGCGGGAGAGGCAGGGATATTCCCGCTTCCGGGACTGAACCTGCCGGTATATGTCACAGCGGCGGGACTTCAGCGGGCAGGGGAGCTGCTGGCCAGAATCTCTGCCTGCATGAGCTGTTTCTTCTTCCTGATGTTTACGACTCCGTTCAGTGAGCTTTTGCAGGTGCTGCGCAGGCTGCGGATGCCGCAGATTGTCCTGGAGCTGATGCTGATTATGTACCGCTTCCTGTTCTTGCTGAGTGATGCAGCGCATGGTCTGCTGCTGGCCCGCCGGTTGCGCGGAGGCCGCCGGGGCTATAAGGCCAGACTGAGGGAGACTGCGGCCATGGCAGGAGCGCTGTTCGGCAACACGATGCACCGGTATTACGGATTATCTCAAGGGCTGCTGGCCCGCGGATTCACAGACGAGATTATTCTCCCGCCTTATACTGCGTGTCCTGTGCCACGGCACTATAGAATCCAGGCTTATGCCGGTATTGCGGTGTTGCTGCTGGCTGAGGCGTACTTTATCACAAACACATGA
- a CDS encoding energy-coupling factor ABC transporter ATP-binding protein — MDQEYSLAFDGVVFHYPDTKEPALHELTFSIPTGSKTAVLGHNGSGKSTLFLHAVGILRPQQGTVVQGGKALSYSKKELAALRRKVGLVFQDPEQQLILSTPLEDVSFGLRGSGMAEPAIAARCREVMELLNLTDLGDKPIHQLSLGQKKRTALAGVLAMEPELILLDEPTSYLDPLSETQMLKGLEAIHDKGTTVVMATHDMDLAYRWADWIIVLEHGRCRAAGTPEEIFAGREELLSIGLRLPLLADLWFSLPASLTAGQSAPRTAGEFKVKLHKLLALDHSYS; from the coding sequence ATGGATCAGGAATATAGTCTGGCTTTTGACGGAGTGGTGTTCCATTACCCAGATACGAAGGAGCCTGCACTGCATGAATTGACGTTCTCCATCCCCACAGGCAGCAAGACGGCGGTGCTCGGTCATAACGGTTCGGGCAAATCCACGCTGTTCCTGCATGCTGTCGGCATTTTGCGCCCGCAGCAGGGTACGGTTGTGCAAGGAGGGAAGGCGTTATCCTACTCGAAAAAAGAGCTGGCCGCTCTGCGGCGGAAAGTGGGCCTGGTCTTCCAGGACCCTGAGCAGCAGCTGATCCTCAGCACACCGCTGGAGGATGTGTCGTTCGGGCTGCGCGGCAGCGGCATGGCTGAACCGGCTATTGCTGCTCGCTGCCGTGAGGTCATGGAGCTGCTGAATTTAACCGATCTGGGCGATAAACCGATTCACCAGCTTAGTCTGGGACAGAAAAAACGCACGGCACTCGCCGGTGTGCTGGCTATGGAGCCAGAGCTGATTCTGCTGGATGAGCCGACCTCGTATCTGGACCCGTTATCGGAAACGCAGATGCTGAAGGGGCTTGAAGCCATACATGATAAAGGGACAACCGTAGTTATGGCTACGCATGATATGGATCTGGCCTACCGCTGGGCGGACTGGATTATTGTGCTGGAGCATGGAAGATGCCGGGCGGCGGGGACGCCGGAGGAGATATTTGCGGGAAGGGAGGAGCTATTGTCTATTGGTCTGAGATTGCCGCTACTGGCTGACTTATGGTTCAGCCTGCCTGCCAGCCTGACCGCAGGGCAGAGCGCTCCCCGCACCGCCGGAGAATTCAAGGTGAAGCTGCATAAGCTGCTTGCGCTTGACCACAGCTATTCATGA
- a CDS encoding RluA family pseudouridine synthase, with product MTSYYPPISYTVPPLEDGWLLKTILQKRMDVSRKLLSRLKMTDLGITLNGERVYISVKVSTGDLVQIRMEEETSEDILPQPIPFEILYEDGHLLVVSKAAGMIVHPTHGHYTETLANGVVHYWAEKGERVRFRPVHRLDQETSGVLVIAKNPYSHQHISEQMIAGTVDKRYTAFVHGVPALPSGDIDGPIDRDPLEPHRRIVTPDGYPSLTRYEVKEVYGSAASRVELKLESGRTHQIRVHMGSVGCPLIGDGMYRHPLYGQAAGGRAEAGEERRAGESAVSTGGEEQQVQELAASAGGDALSPGDAARLAQIAELDAAIPRQALHAVRLAFRHPVTHAELVFEAPLPPDMALLQEKLRQSAR from the coding sequence ATGACCAGCTATTATCCGCCCATCTCCTATACAGTGCCGCCGCTTGAAGACGGCTGGCTGCTCAAAACCATTCTGCAGAAGCGGATGGATGTCTCCCGCAAGCTGCTCTCCCGGCTCAAAATGACGGACCTCGGCATTACACTGAACGGAGAGCGTGTCTATATCAGCGTTAAGGTTAGCACTGGCGATCTAGTGCAGATCCGGATGGAGGAGGAGACATCTGAGGATATTTTGCCGCAGCCGATTCCCTTCGAGATTCTGTATGAGGACGGGCATCTGCTTGTGGTAAGCAAGGCCGCAGGAATGATTGTCCATCCGACCCACGGCCATTATACCGAGACCCTGGCGAACGGAGTAGTCCATTACTGGGCAGAGAAGGGCGAGCGGGTCCGCTTCCGCCCCGTACACCGGCTGGATCAGGAGACCTCCGGGGTGCTGGTGATTGCCAAGAATCCCTACAGCCATCAGCACATCTCTGAGCAGATGATTGCCGGAACGGTGGACAAGCGGTATACCGCGTTCGTGCACGGCGTGCCTGCTCTGCCCAGCGGCGATATCGACGGCCCGATCGACCGCGACCCGCTGGAGCCGCACCGGCGGATTGTGACGCCGGACGGCTATCCCTCCTTGACCCGCTATGAGGTCAAGGAGGTCTATGGCAGCGCCGCTTCACGCGTCGAGCTGAAGCTGGAGAGCGGGCGCACCCACCAGATCCGGGTGCATATGGGATCGGTGGGCTGCCCGCTGATCGGTGACGGGATGTACCGTCACCCGCTGTATGGGCAGGCGGCCGGCGGCCGGGCGGAGGCGGGCGAGGAGCGGCGTGCAGGAGAGTCGGCGGTGTCCACAGGCGGCGAGGAGCAGCAGGTGCAAGAGCTGGCGGCTTCGGCCGGCGGTGACGCGCTGTCGCCGGGCGATGCCGCCCGGCTCGCGCAGATCGCGGAGCTGGACGCGGCCATTCCGCGCCAGGCGCTGCATGCGGTGCGGCTGGCCTTCCGGCATCCGGTGACGCATGCCGAGCTGGTGTTTGAGGCTCCGCTGCCGCCGGATATGGCGCTGCTGCAGGAGAAACTCCGGCAGTCGGCGCGGTAA
- a CDS encoding alpha-N-arabinofuranosidase — protein sequence MAERIVLNTDIRKGKIDRNIYGHFAEHLGRCIYEGIWVGEDSPIPNTKGIRNDVVEALKEMKIPVLRWPGGCFADEYHWKDGIGPSEERKRMINTHWGGAVENNHFGTHEFMLLCDMLGCEPYINGNVGSGTVQEMSEWVEYLTFNGVSPMAELRQKNGQEDAWSVKYFGVGNENWGCGGNMRPEFYADLYRQYQTYVRNYGDNKIHRIACGANADDYNWTEVLMREATRFMDSITLHYYTLPTSDWNHKGAATGFGTDEYFTTLKKALFMDELVTRHIAIMDKYDPEKRVGLIVDEWGTWYDVEPGTNPGFLYQQNTIRDALVAGLTLNIFHKHSDRVRMANIAQTVNVLQAVILTEGEKMLLTPTYHVFNMYKVHQDAELLELTVDSPVYSYEGVDIPEVSASASVTAEGVIHVSLCNLNHAASATLPLELRGLAGQASVSGTTLAGASIDAHNSFEQPEAVTPQAFSAFKLEGDTLTVELPPMSVTVLEITPKA from the coding sequence ATGGCAGAACGCATTGTACTGAACACCGACATCCGCAAAGGTAAGATTGACCGCAACATCTACGGACATTTCGCTGAGCATCTTGGACGCTGTATCTATGAAGGCATCTGGGTAGGCGAAGATTCCCCTATTCCGAACACCAAGGGTATCCGTAACGACGTAGTGGAAGCGCTTAAGGAAATGAAGATTCCGGTACTGCGCTGGCCGGGCGGCTGCTTCGCCGATGAATACCACTGGAAGGACGGTATCGGCCCGAGCGAAGAGCGTAAGCGGATGATCAACACACACTGGGGCGGTGCGGTAGAGAACAACCATTTCGGTACGCATGAATTCATGCTCCTCTGCGATATGCTGGGCTGCGAGCCGTACATCAACGGTAACGTAGGTAGCGGAACTGTTCAGGAGATGTCCGAGTGGGTGGAATATCTGACCTTCAACGGAGTCTCGCCAATGGCTGAGCTGCGTCAGAAGAACGGCCAGGAAGATGCCTGGAGCGTCAAGTATTTCGGCGTGGGCAACGAGAACTGGGGCTGCGGCGGTAACATGCGTCCTGAATTTTATGCTGACCTGTACCGCCAATATCAGACGTATGTACGTAACTATGGAGACAACAAGATCCACCGGATCGCCTGCGGGGCGAATGCGGATGATTATAACTGGACGGAAGTACTGATGCGTGAAGCTACCCGCTTCATGGATTCGATTACCCTGCACTACTACACCCTGCCTACTTCGGACTGGAATCATAAGGGCGCGGCTACAGGCTTCGGAACAGACGAATACTTTACAACGTTGAAGAAGGCACTGTTCATGGATGAGCTGGTTACCCGCCATATTGCTATCATGGACAAATACGATCCTGAGAAAAGAGTGGGCCTGATCGTTGACGAATGGGGCACCTGGTATGATGTTGAGCCGGGTACGAACCCGGGCTTCCTCTACCAGCAGAACACGATCCGCGATGCGCTGGTGGCCGGCTTGACGCTGAATATTTTCCACAAGCACAGTGACCGTGTACGGATGGCAAACATTGCCCAGACCGTGAACGTGCTGCAGGCAGTTATTCTGACCGAAGGCGAGAAAATGCTCCTGACTCCTACTTACCATGTATTCAACATGTACAAAGTACATCAGGATGCAGAATTGCTGGAATTGACTGTGGACAGCCCGGTATACAGCTACGAGGGAGTGGACATTCCTGAAGTATCGGCTTCCGCTTCTGTAACCGCAGAAGGTGTAATCCATGTCAGCTTGTGTAACCTGAATCACGCGGCATCGGCAACCCTGCCGCTGGAACTGCGCGGATTGGCTGGACAAGCATCCGTAAGCGGAACGACGCTGGCCGGAGCTTCCATCGATGCCCATAATAGCTTTGAGCAGCCGGAAGCTGTAACACCGCAGGCATTCAGCGCCTTCAAGCTTGAAGGGGATACGCTGACTGTAGAACTGCCGCCAATGTCGGTAACCGTTCTGGAAATTACTCCGAAGGCGTAA
- a CDS encoding sirohydrochlorin chelatase, translating to MRTVLLVGHGSRVQAGNEELLEFTRLLAARKPELKVETCFIELASPSIAGGIARCIEGGAAEIYVVPIILFAAGHSKLDIPMAIDEAKQRYPGVKFIYGRPLGVQDRAVDILLERIQEAERLPVAQEKAAGGMDLELRGNGASTAEDKDTVVLLMGRGGSDPDANSDLYKISRLLWEKTGYRSVESCFIAIAKPSLPDGLERCLALGARKIIVLPYLLFTGVLMQQFAERVAQFAAEHPGLEVEIGGTLGAHPLLVDMLTERIEETLEGRAFSNCDNCKYRDAASLHHHHHHHGEEGHGEHGHAHHGHGHHGHEGHGHGHHEHEDVGHGNGHHCDGKHGHHECEHHGHDEHVHTHHAHEHHCHGQYDVTEAAASADDRALRQPR from the coding sequence ATGAGAACGGTATTACTGGTGGGACACGGGAGCCGGGTTCAAGCGGGAAATGAGGAGCTGCTGGAATTCACCCGCCTGCTCGCGGCCCGTAAGCCGGAGCTGAAGGTCGAGACCTGCTTCATCGAGCTGGCCTCGCCTTCCATCGCTGGCGGCATTGCCAGATGTATTGAGGGCGGTGCGGCGGAGATATACGTAGTGCCGATTATTTTGTTCGCGGCGGGGCATTCCAAGCTCGATATTCCAATGGCCATTGATGAGGCCAAACAGAGATATCCCGGGGTGAAGTTCATCTACGGACGTCCGCTGGGGGTGCAGGACCGTGCTGTCGATATTCTGCTGGAGCGGATTCAGGAAGCAGAACGACTTCCAGTGGCGCAGGAGAAGGCAGCTGGCGGAATGGACCTGGAGCTGCGAGGGAACGGTGCATCTACCGCAGAGGATAAGGACACGGTTGTGCTGCTGATGGGACGCGGGGGCAGTGACCCGGATGCCAACAGCGATCTCTATAAAATAAGCCGGCTGCTCTGGGAGAAAACAGGCTACCGCAGCGTGGAAAGCTGCTTCATTGCCATTGCCAAGCCGTCGCTGCCGGATGGGCTTGAGCGCTGCCTGGCGCTGGGTGCGCGCAAAATTATCGTTCTCCCGTACCTGCTGTTCACCGGAGTGCTAATGCAGCAGTTCGCTGAGAGAGTCGCGCAATTTGCAGCTGAGCATCCCGGGCTTGAAGTGGAGATTGGCGGCACACTGGGCGCACATCCGCTGCTGGTGGATATGCTGACAGAGCGGATCGAGGAGACGCTGGAAGGCCGTGCCTTCAGCAACTGCGATAACTGCAAATACCGCGATGCAGCCTCTCTGCACCACCACCACCACCATCATGGTGAGGAGGGGCACGGGGAGCATGGGCATGCGCATCACGGGCATGGACATCACGGTCATGAGGGGCATGGACACGGGCACCATGAGCATGAAGATGTTGGGCATGGAAACGGGCACCACTGCGATGGGAAGCATGGCCATCACGAGTGTGAGCATCACGGGCATGATGAACATGTTCACACGCATCACGCGCATGAGCATCACTGCCATGGGCAGTATGATGTAACGGAGGCGGCGGCTTCGGCAGACGACCGGGCGCTTCGCCAGCCGCGATGA
- a CDS encoding 5'-3' exonuclease produces MSTATEMKGRVMIVDGMALLFRAFYATSYGGYIRKTRAGLPTNAVYGFLQYFFDAVSTFEPSHVVCCWDMGKGTFRSEKYEGYKSNRIDAPLELIPQFDLVKEVVAELGVPNIGLVGYEADDCIGTLASCYSGESEVYILTGDHDMLQLVNDSVKVVIMKKGRSNYKVYDPAELLAERGLTPAQVIDLKGFMGDTSDNYPGVKGIGEKTATKLLTEYGTVEGVIENLHLLPKGVRAKIEADLDMLHLSRELAEIRCDVPVVCELAECLWELQRDTAARKFQELEFGSLMHLIGGIAEVRDDRGIVQIELGDLG; encoded by the coding sequence ATGAGCACAGCAACAGAAATGAAGGGCCGGGTCATGATCGTCGATGGAATGGCTCTGCTGTTCCGCGCTTTTTATGCTACCTCTTATGGTGGATATATCCGCAAGACCCGCGCCGGGCTGCCGACGAATGCGGTGTATGGATTTTTGCAGTATTTTTTCGACGCGGTGAGTACGTTTGAGCCTTCACATGTAGTCTGCTGCTGGGATATGGGCAAGGGCACGTTCCGTTCGGAGAAGTACGAAGGCTACAAATCGAACCGTATCGACGCCCCGCTGGAGCTGATCCCGCAGTTCGATCTCGTGAAGGAGGTTGTGGCAGAGCTGGGCGTGCCGAATATCGGCTTGGTCGGGTACGAGGCGGATGACTGCATCGGTACACTGGCTTCGTGCTACAGCGGGGAGTCGGAGGTCTATATTCTGACGGGGGATCACGACATGCTCCAGCTGGTGAATGACAGCGTCAAGGTCGTGATTATGAAAAAAGGCCGCTCCAACTATAAAGTGTATGATCCGGCTGAGCTTTTGGCAGAACGGGGCCTCACCCCTGCACAGGTGATCGACCTGAAGGGCTTCATGGGCGACACCAGCGATAATTATCCCGGCGTGAAGGGCATAGGCGAGAAGACCGCCACCAAGCTGCTGACGGAATACGGCACTGTGGAAGGGGTCATTGAGAACCTGCATCTGCTGCCCAAGGGCGTACGCGCCAAGATTGAAGCGGATCTCGACATGCTGCATCTCTCCCGCGAGCTGGCGGAGATCCGCTGTGATGTGCCCGTAGTCTGCGAGCTGGCCGAATGTCTCTGGGAGCTGCAGCGGGATACGGCGGCACGCAAGTTCCAGGAGCTGGAGTTCGGCAGCCTGATGCATCTGATCGGCGGAATCGCCGAGGTGCGGGATGACCGGGGGATCGTGCAGATTGAGCTGGGGGATCTGGGCTGA
- a CDS encoding DUF6171 family protein has product MTTTSTCKGCREEYKVTEAQIARILASSMFNPGNSASDEVYAERLAICGTCPKLQDGVTCTACGCIIPVVARLKARSCPLPGGGKWQPVAE; this is encoded by the coding sequence ATGACGACCACTTCAACCTGCAAGGGATGCCGGGAGGAGTACAAGGTCACGGAAGCGCAGATTGCCCGCATTCTGGCGTCCTCCATGTTCAATCCCGGCAATTCGGCTTCCGATGAGGTCTATGCTGAGCGGCTGGCGATCTGCGGGACCTGCCCGAAGCTGCAGGATGGCGTGACCTGTACCGCCTGCGGGTGCATCATTCCTGTCGTGGCCCGGCTGAAGGCCCGCAGCTGTCCGCTGCCGGGCGGCGGAAAGTGGCAGCCGGTGGCGGAATGA